From the genome of Pukyongia salina, one region includes:
- a CDS encoding diadenylate cyclase, producing the protein MDLFDWTNIRIIDIVDIVLVAFLLYYLYKLVKGTVAINIFFGIVILYATWKITELLEMEMLSKVLGGFLGVGMLALVVVFQQEIRKFLLLLGSTNFRARKKLFKRLKFFSEETTANTNINAIVNACGKMGTSRTGALIVIQRNNSLDFVKSTGDAMNISVNQPIIESIFFKNSPLHDGAMIIEDNTITTTRAILPVSNDRNIPLRFGLRHRAAIGITEKSDAVCLVVSEENGQISYVKEGDFVLFEDMEELKRILEKDLS; encoded by the coding sequence TTGGATCTTTTTGATTGGACCAACATTCGGATTATAGATATTGTCGACATAGTGCTGGTCGCCTTCTTACTTTATTACCTCTATAAATTGGTTAAAGGCACGGTAGCTATCAATATTTTCTTCGGAATTGTAATTCTCTATGCCACCTGGAAGATCACCGAACTTCTCGAGATGGAAATGCTTAGCAAAGTCCTAGGCGGCTTCCTGGGAGTGGGAATGCTGGCACTGGTGGTAGTATTTCAGCAGGAGATCAGAAAGTTTTTGTTACTTCTGGGTTCCACCAATTTCCGGGCGAGGAAAAAATTATTCAAGCGACTTAAATTCTTTTCAGAAGAAACCACAGCAAACACCAACATCAACGCCATTGTTAATGCCTGTGGAAAAATGGGAACTTCAAGAACTGGAGCTCTTATTGTGATCCAGCGTAATAACAGCCTGGATTTTGTTAAAAGTACAGGCGATGCTATGAATATATCGGTAAATCAGCCAATTATTGAAAGCATCTTTTTTAAAAATAGTCCGTTGCACGACGGAGCCATGATCATTGAAGACAATACCATCACAACAACTCGAGCGATCCTGCCGGTTTCTAACGACAGGAATATCCCGTTACGCTTCGGTCTTCGTCACAGAGCGGCCATTGGAATTACCGAAAAAAGCGATGCGGTTTGCCTGGTAGTTTCGGAAGAAAACGGACAGATCTCTTATGTGAAAGAAGGTGATTTTGTCCTTTTTGAAGACATGGAAGAACTAAAGCGTATCCTCGAAAAAGACCTCAGCTAG
- the folP gene encoding dihydropteroate synthase: MYSINCKGKLIDLTTPRVMGIINLTPDSFYDGGKTTTSREILLQAERMLKEGASFLDLGGYSSRPGASDVSQEEELNRVLPALEAILQEFPEAIISIDTFRSEVARQAISIGAALINDISGGMLDPEMINTAGQLKVPYIAMHMRGTPQTMTQNTNYDVLTRDVLTYFSGRIKEANAAGINDLIIDPGFGFSKTRAQSFALLNELELFKELELPILIGISRKSMIYKTLDTTPENALNGTTALHSIALLKGANILRVHDVKEAMECISLISELKRA, encoded by the coding sequence TTGTATTCGATCAATTGTAAAGGGAAGCTTATCGATCTAACCACCCCTCGGGTGATGGGGATTATCAACCTCACGCCAGACTCATTTTACGACGGTGGAAAAACCACAACTAGCAGAGAAATATTATTGCAGGCGGAGCGTATGCTAAAGGAAGGAGCCAGCTTCCTTGATCTGGGAGGCTACAGTTCGAGACCGGGCGCCAGTGATGTTTCCCAGGAAGAAGAACTTAATCGTGTATTGCCTGCACTGGAGGCCATCCTGCAGGAATTTCCTGAGGCTATTATTTCCATAGATACCTTCCGTAGCGAGGTAGCTCGACAAGCCATTTCGATTGGGGCAGCTCTTATAAATGATATTTCAGGTGGTATGCTGGACCCGGAGATGATTAACACTGCTGGCCAATTGAAAGTTCCCTATATAGCCATGCATATGCGAGGCACTCCTCAAACAATGACACAAAACACTAACTACGATGTGCTTACCCGGGATGTGCTTACCTATTTTTCGGGGAGGATAAAGGAGGCGAATGCTGCGGGTATCAATGACCTCATCATAGATCCCGGTTTCGGGTTTTCGAAAACACGAGCACAGAGTTTCGCCCTGCTCAACGAACTGGAATTGTTTAAAGAACTGGAGCTCCCTATTCTGATAGGAATATCCCGAAAATCGATGATCTATAAAACATTGGACACTACTCCCGAAAACGCCTTAAACGGAACCACTGCCCTTCACAGCATAGCATTGCTTAAGGGCGCGAATATTTTACGTGTACATGATGTTAAGGAGGCAATGGAGTGTATTTCCCTAATTTCTGAGCTTAAAAGAGCCTAG
- a CDS encoding DUF1599 domain-containing protein yields the protein MSDTSKQYDAVITRCRDLFEKKMKDYGSAWRILRLPSLTDQIFIKAQRIRSLQQNDVRKVDEGEVSEFVGIINYCIMALIQLEKGIVEQPDMALEEALSLYDEKVALTKQLMMDKNHDYGEAWRDMRVSSLTDLILQKLLRVKQIEDNKGKTLVSEGIDANYQDMINYAVFALIHLKAYS from the coding sequence ATGTCCGATACTTCCAAACAATACGATGCAGTCATTACCCGTTGCAGAGACTTATTTGAAAAAAAAATGAAAGATTATGGAAGTGCATGGCGAATACTTCGCTTGCCATCACTTACCGACCAGATCTTTATCAAGGCACAGCGAATCCGTAGTCTTCAACAGAACGATGTTCGAAAAGTGGATGAAGGAGAAGTTAGCGAGTTTGTGGGGATCATCAATTATTGTATCATGGCCCTCATCCAATTGGAAAAAGGAATCGTAGAACAGCCCGACATGGCATTGGAGGAGGCGCTTTCCTTATACGACGAAAAGGTGGCACTTACCAAACAGCTTATGATGGATAAGAATCACGACTATGGCGAAGCATGGCGAGATATGCGTGTAAGCTCATTAACAGATCTTATTCTGCAAAAACTCCTGCGTGTAAAGCAGATCGAAGATAATAAAGGAAAAACCCTGGTTTCCGAAGGGATCGATGCTAATTACCAGGATATGATAAATTATGCGGTTTTCGCCCTAATTCATTTAAAAGCATATTCATGA
- a CDS encoding BT_3928 family protein: MKIVVGISRVFVGVLFIISGLIKLNDPVGFSFKLQDYFAPEVLNLEFLTPYALVIAIFVVIYEVLLGVMLLVGYARRFTLWSLLLMIVFFTFLTFYSAVTGKVTDCGCFGDALKLTPWESFYKDVVLLVLILILFFGRKYIQPFFSRNIRSITVFASLVVCLGITYHVLMHLPIIDFRPYKIGANISEGMTIPEDAPKPIFEYAWKFQVNGEEKVIVTNGDYPQQDGEFIGVETTEIQAGYEPPIHDFSMERGGEDHTTTFLNMENLIVVIAYNLSVSEMDGFNKIKTVTDDALAKGYRVIGLSASSEEDTEALASDYKLNFKFYFCDMTTLKTIVRSNPGILELQKGTIKQKLHWNDASELKLRNLPETSVQPDPVLKKSLDSIAVLDQRYRKLMYLETEEEREKAALEAGFEEADYSIGSLWAKQAAIDSLNMNYITGIFDTRGYPGTSMVGDANTAAWYVLQHNPKHIEKYLPMIKEAGQKGEIPFRLVAMMEDRYLMGKGEPQIYGTQGMTYDDERGDLIWPIADPEGVNERRKEAGFETTIEAYAKNLFGEDFEYKVLTMEDVNKD; this comes from the coding sequence ATGAAAATAGTAGTTGGCATTTCCAGAGTATTTGTAGGCGTCTTATTTATAATTAGCGGACTCATAAAACTAAATGACCCGGTAGGTTTCTCCTTTAAACTTCAGGATTATTTTGCTCCGGAGGTGCTCAACCTTGAATTTCTCACACCCTATGCCCTGGTGATAGCAATATTTGTAGTGATCTACGAAGTATTACTTGGAGTTATGCTCCTGGTTGGTTATGCCCGAAGATTTACGCTTTGGAGCCTGCTACTAATGATCGTATTCTTCACATTTCTAACTTTTTATTCGGCAGTGACAGGAAAGGTTACCGATTGCGGATGCTTTGGGGATGCACTTAAGTTAACACCCTGGGAGTCGTTCTACAAGGATGTAGTTCTATTGGTGCTTATCCTGATCTTGTTCTTCGGAAGAAAATATATTCAGCCCTTTTTTAGTAGAAATATCCGCAGTATTACGGTATTCGCTTCCCTGGTGGTATGCCTGGGAATCACCTATCACGTACTGATGCATTTACCTATTATCGATTTCAGGCCCTATAAGATCGGGGCCAATATATCTGAAGGGATGACCATCCCAGAGGATGCGCCTAAACCTATCTTCGAATATGCCTGGAAGTTTCAAGTGAACGGAGAAGAAAAAGTGATCGTTACTAACGGGGATTATCCGCAGCAGGATGGTGAATTTATTGGCGTGGAGACCACAGAGATACAGGCGGGCTACGAACCACCCATTCACGATTTCAGTATGGAAAGGGGAGGAGAAGATCATACCACCACTTTCCTGAACATGGAAAATCTTATTGTGGTGATCGCCTACAATCTTAGTGTTTCTGAAATGGATGGCTTTAATAAGATCAAGACGGTAACAGACGACGCGCTGGCGAAAGGATATCGGGTGATCGGACTTTCAGCTTCTTCCGAAGAAGATACAGAAGCACTTGCCAGCGACTACAAGCTAAATTTCAAGTTTTACTTTTGCGATATGACGACCTTGAAAACGATCGTACGAAGTAATCCCGGAATTCTGGAGCTTCAGAAAGGAACCATTAAGCAAAAACTACATTGGAACGATGCGTCAGAATTGAAATTGCGCAACCTTCCGGAAACGAGCGTACAGCCAGACCCGGTCCTAAAGAAATCCCTCGATAGTATCGCAGTGCTCGATCAGCGATACCGCAAACTGATGTACCTGGAAACAGAAGAAGAACGTGAAAAAGCCGCGCTTGAAGCAGGTTTTGAAGAGGCGGATTATTCAATTGGATCATTATGGGCTAAGCAAGCTGCCATAGACAGTTTGAACATGAATTATATAACAGGGATCTTCGATACGAGGGGTTATCCCGGTACATCCATGGTAGGCGATGCAAATACGGCAGCCTGGTATGTATTGCAGCACAATCCCAAGCATATTGAAAAATATCTACCCATGATCAAAGAAGCTGGGCAGAAGGGCGAGATTCCCTTTAGATTGGTTGCCATGATGGAAGACCGATATCTCATGGGAAAAGGAGAGCCTCAGATCTATGGAACTCAAGGGATGACCTACGATGATGAACGCGGCGATCTCATTTGGCCTATTGCCGATCCGGAAGGTGTAAATGAGCGGAGAAAAGAGGCCGGCTTCGAAACGACCATTGAGGCTTATGCGAAGAATCTGTTTGGAGAAGACTTTGAGTACAAGGTATTAACCATGGAAGATGTTAATAAAGACTAG
- a CDS encoding ABC transporter permease → MVGYILQKFGYALLTLLGVVTVIFLLFTILPGDPARMMLGQNETAEQVAIVKKKYGFDKPIGKQYLYYLNDLSPLSFHSLNEGDYTFLSEDKYNAQTLFETASTAVVIKPPYLRESFQKNGKKVSDVISETLPNTTILAISAIIIAMLLGILLGIISVLFKDGWIDKTIQLVSTFGMSVPSFFSAIIFAWIFGYLLHEYTGLNMTGSLYEVDDFGEGKYVMWKNLILPAVVLGIRPLAVVTQLMRNSLLEVLSQDYIRTAKAKGLAFFTIIRRHALKNSLNPVVTAISGWFASMLAGAVFVEYIFGWNGLGKEIVDALNTLDLPVIMGAVLVIATLFIFINIMVDVIYGWLDPKISRQ, encoded by the coding sequence GTGGTTGGATATATACTTCAAAAATTTGGTTACGCACTCCTCACACTTCTGGGGGTAGTAACAGTAATATTTTTACTTTTTACCATATTACCCGGTGACCCTGCACGCATGATGCTGGGACAGAACGAAACCGCAGAGCAGGTAGCTATTGTGAAAAAGAAGTATGGTTTCGATAAACCGATCGGGAAACAATACTTATACTACCTAAACGATCTTTCTCCCCTCTCCTTTCACAGCCTTAACGAGGGCGATTATACCTTCCTTTCGGAGGATAAATACAACGCACAAACGCTTTTTGAAACTGCAAGTACGGCGGTGGTTATCAAACCTCCCTATCTGCGTGAGTCCTTTCAGAAAAATGGAAAGAAAGTAAGTGATGTGATATCCGAAACCTTGCCTAATACCACCATCCTTGCTATTTCGGCCATTATCATAGCGATGCTTTTAGGGATATTACTTGGTATCATATCGGTACTCTTCAAAGATGGATGGATAGATAAGACCATACAATTGGTAAGCACCTTTGGGATGAGTGTACCTTCCTTTTTCAGTGCGATTATCTTTGCCTGGATCTTTGGCTATTTATTGCATGAATATACCGGCCTAAATATGACCGGCAGTCTCTACGAGGTAGACGATTTTGGCGAAGGGAAGTACGTAATGTGGAAGAATCTAATCCTCCCTGCTGTTGTGCTGGGGATTCGTCCGCTGGCGGTTGTAACACAGCTCATGCGTAATTCGCTGCTCGAAGTTTTGAGTCAGGACTATATCCGTACAGCAAAGGCCAAGGGTCTGGCGTTTTTCACTATAATTCGCAGGCACGCTTTGAAGAACTCCCTCAACCCGGTAGTTACGGCCATCTCCGGATGGTTTGCCTCCATGCTTGCCGGGGCGGTTTTTGTGGAGTATATCTTTGGGTGGAATGGCCTGGGTAAAGAAATTGTAGATGCTTTAAACACTCTGGATCTGCCTGTGATCATGGGAGCGGTCCTGGTTATTGCAACTTTGTTTATATTCATAAATATTATGGTAGATGTAATTTACGGCTGGCTGGACCCGAAGATAAGCAGGCAATAG
- the tpiA gene encoding triose-phosphate isomerase, which produces MRKQIVAGNWKMNCDLAETEALLNVLKSQIIPESTQVMVAPPFTNLQHAFQSVKDHPITVAAQNMHQAENGAYTGEVSAAMLKSVGIKHVILGHSERRAYFGENNALLAEKVATAFRYDMTVIFCFGEELIDRQHGREFDVVKDQLKHGIFQISENDWKQVILAYEPVWAIGTGETASPEQAQEMHAFIRRTIAEHFSEATAKEVSILYGGSVKPGNAAEIFGKEDVDGGLIGGASLDAESFMAIVNAFK; this is translated from the coding sequence ATGAGAAAACAAATTGTAGCCGGAAACTGGAAAATGAATTGCGACCTGGCGGAAACCGAGGCACTTTTAAATGTATTGAAATCACAGATCATACCGGAGTCGACGCAGGTTATGGTGGCGCCTCCATTTACCAATCTGCAACACGCCTTCCAATCGGTTAAGGACCACCCTATAACCGTTGCCGCACAGAATATGCACCAGGCTGAGAACGGCGCCTATACCGGAGAGGTTTCGGCGGCCATGCTGAAGAGTGTTGGAATAAAACATGTGATCCTTGGTCATAGTGAACGGCGAGCTTATTTCGGAGAAAATAATGCGCTTCTGGCGGAGAAAGTGGCAACAGCCTTTCGCTATGATATGACCGTGATCTTTTGTTTTGGAGAAGAATTGATAGACCGTCAGCACGGACGCGAATTTGATGTGGTTAAAGATCAATTAAAGCATGGGATCTTTCAAATTTCTGAAAACGACTGGAAGCAGGTAATACTTGCCTACGAACCGGTTTGGGCCATCGGAACAGGGGAAACTGCCAGCCCGGAACAGGCGCAGGAAATGCATGCTTTTATACGTCGCACTATTGCCGAACACTTTTCTGAGGCGACTGCAAAGGAAGTATCGATATTATATGGAGGAAGTGTAAAACCCGGAAATGCAGCAGAGATATTTGGTAAAGAAGATGTGGATGGTGGTCTCATTGGGGGAGCCTCTCTGGACGCGGAAAGCTTTATGGCCATTGTAAACGCATTTAAATAA